One part of the Leclercia sp. LSNIH1 genome encodes these proteins:
- the modA gene encoding molybdate ABC transporter substrate-binding protein, which translates to MKRTWSGLVTGVTLTLTLAGQALADEGKITVFAAASLTNAMQDIAAVYKKEKNVDVVSSFASSSTLARQIEAGAPADLFISADQKWMDYAVDKKAVDAASRVTLLGNSLVVVAPKASAQSEVAINKETPWSSLLKGGRLAVGDPEHVPAGIYAKEALQKLGAWETLAPELAPAEDVRGALALVARNEAPLGIVYGSDAVAEKGVKVVGTFPEDSHKKVEYPVAIIDGHKNATVSAFYDYLKGPQASAIFKRYGFTTHE; encoded by the coding sequence ATGAAACGTACATGGTCAGGATTGGTTACGGGCGTGACGCTGACACTCACGCTGGCCGGCCAGGCGCTGGCAGACGAAGGCAAGATCACCGTCTTTGCCGCCGCATCACTGACGAACGCAATGCAGGATATTGCCGCGGTGTATAAAAAAGAGAAAAACGTCGACGTGGTGTCGTCATTTGCCTCTTCGTCCACTCTGGCGCGACAGATTGAAGCAGGCGCCCCTGCCGACCTCTTTATATCGGCCGATCAGAAGTGGATGGATTACGCCGTCGATAAAAAAGCGGTTGATGCGGCGAGCCGTGTCACCCTGCTCGGCAACAGCCTGGTTGTGGTGGCGCCGAAAGCCAGCGCCCAGAGCGAGGTGGCTATCAACAAGGAGACGCCCTGGAGCAGCCTGCTGAAAGGGGGGCGTCTGGCGGTGGGCGATCCGGAACACGTTCCGGCAGGCATTTACGCTAAAGAGGCGCTGCAAAAACTGGGTGCCTGGGAGACGCTGGCTCCTGAACTGGCGCCTGCGGAAGATGTGCGCGGCGCGCTGGCACTGGTGGCGCGCAATGAAGCGCCGCTTGGGATCGTCTACGGTTCCGATGCGGTTGCTGAAAAAGGGGTGAAAGTGGTGGGTACGTTCCCTGAAGACTCGCATAAGAAAGTGGAATATCCTGTGGCCATCATTGATGGACATAAAAACGCAACCGTCAGCGCCTTTTACGATTATCTGAAGGGGCCGCAGGCGTCTGCCATCTTTAAACGTTACGGATTTACGACGCACGAATGA
- the modF gene encoding molybdate ABC transporter ATP-binding protein ModF, which yields MSSLQISQGTFRLSDTRTLTLADFTLNGGESWAFVGSNGSGKSAVARALAGELTLLKGERQSSFTRVTRLSFEQLQKLVSDEWQRNNTDMLSPDEDDTGRTAAEIIQDEIKDDVRCRQLAEQFGITYLLERRFKYLSTGETRKTLLCQALMADPDLLILDEPFDGLDVQSRSQLADLLASLNQQGYTLVLVLNRFDEIPDFVQHAGVLADCTLTAVGEKAALLKQALIAQLAHSEKLNGITLPEPDAPSARHALPEGEARIVLNNGVVSYNDRPILNQLSWTVNPGEHWQIVGPNGAGKSTLLSLITGDHPQGYSNDLTLFGRRRGSGETIWDIKKHIGYVSSSLHLDYRVSTTVRNVILSGYFDSIGIYQAVSDRQHKLAQQWLDILGMDNRVADAPFSSLSWGQQRLALIVRALVKHPTLLILDEPLQGLDPLNRQLIRRFVDVLISEGETQLLFVSHHAEDAPACITHRLEFVANGDGYRYQVGRI from the coding sequence ATGTCATCATTGCAAATTTCGCAAGGCACGTTTCGTCTTAGCGACACGCGCACGCTCACCCTCGCTGATTTTACGTTGAATGGTGGTGAAAGCTGGGCTTTTGTGGGCAGTAACGGCAGCGGCAAATCTGCCGTCGCCCGCGCCCTGGCTGGCGAGCTGACGCTGCTGAAGGGCGAACGCCAGAGCAGTTTCACCCGCGTGACCCGCCTCTCCTTCGAGCAACTGCAGAAACTGGTCAGCGACGAGTGGCAGCGTAACAACACCGATATGCTCAGCCCCGATGAAGATGATACTGGCCGAACGGCCGCTGAAATCATTCAGGACGAGATCAAAGACGACGTCCGTTGCCGCCAGCTGGCGGAACAGTTCGGCATCACTTACCTGCTGGAGAGACGTTTCAAGTATCTTTCTACCGGTGAAACCCGCAAAACATTGCTGTGCCAGGCCCTGATGGCCGACCCCGACCTGCTGATCCTGGATGAACCTTTTGACGGCCTCGACGTGCAATCCCGCAGCCAGCTGGCGGATCTGCTGGCCTCGCTTAATCAGCAGGGCTATACCCTGGTGCTGGTGCTGAACCGTTTTGACGAGATCCCCGATTTTGTCCAGCACGCGGGAGTGTTGGCCGACTGCACCCTGACGGCGGTGGGCGAAAAAGCGGCTCTGCTGAAGCAGGCGTTGATTGCCCAACTGGCGCACAGTGAAAAACTGAACGGCATTACCCTGCCCGAACCGGATGCGCCGTCTGCGCGTCACGCTTTGCCGGAGGGCGAGGCGCGGATTGTGCTGAATAACGGCGTGGTCTCCTATAACGATCGTCCGATCCTCAACCAGTTAAGCTGGACGGTAAATCCCGGCGAGCACTGGCAGATTGTCGGCCCTAATGGCGCCGGGAAATCGACCCTGCTTAGCCTCATTACCGGGGATCACCCCCAGGGCTACAGCAACGATCTCACCCTCTTTGGCCGCCGTCGCGGCAGCGGCGAAACCATCTGGGATATCAAAAAACATATTGGCTACGTCAGCAGCAGCCTGCACCTCGATTACCGCGTCAGTACCACGGTGCGCAACGTCATCCTGTCCGGTTATTTCGACTCCATCGGGATTTATCAGGCGGTGTCTGACCGGCAGCACAAGCTGGCGCAGCAGTGGCTGGATATTCTGGGGATGGATAACCGGGTTGCGGATGCCCCGTTCAGCAGCCTGTCGTGGGGCCAGCAGCGGCTGGCACTCATCGTGCGCGCGCTGGTGAAACACCCGACGCTGCTGATCCTCGACGAGCCGCTACAGGGGCTGGATCCCCTGAACCGCCAGCTTATTCGCCGTTTTGTTGATGTCCTGATTAGCGAAGGTGAAACGCAGCTACTGTTTGTTTCTCACCATGCCGAAGACGCGCCCGCCTGTATCACCCACCGCCTGGAATTTGTCGCCAACGGCGACGGCTATCGCTACCAGGTTGGCCGCATCTGA
- the modE gene encoding molybdenum-dependent transcriptional regulator, producing the protein MQAEILLTLRLSQKLFADPRRIALLKQIEQTGSISQGAKNAGISYKSAWDAINEMNTLSEQTLVDRATGGKGGGGAILTRYGQRLIQLYDLLAQIQQKAFDVLSDDDALPLDSLLGAISRFSLQTSARNQWFGTVTARDDDQVQQHVDILLADGTTRLKVAITAQSGKRLGLDEGKEVLVLLKAPWVNITLDRETAKQADNQLQGVINHIDRGDEQCEVLMTLPDGQTLCATVPLAQSQDLEEGAEATAYFNADRVIIATLC; encoded by the coding sequence ATGCAGGCCGAAATTCTCCTCACCCTACGTCTTTCGCAAAAACTGTTCGCCGATCCCCGCCGCATTGCCCTGCTCAAGCAAATTGAGCAAACCGGCTCCATCAGCCAGGGGGCAAAAAACGCCGGAATTAGCTATAAAAGCGCGTGGGATGCCATCAACGAGATGAACACGCTGAGCGAACAGACCCTGGTCGATCGCGCCACCGGCGGCAAAGGCGGCGGCGGTGCCATCCTGACGCGCTACGGGCAGCGGCTGATCCAGCTCTATGACCTGCTGGCGCAGATCCAGCAAAAGGCCTTTGATGTTTTAAGCGATGACGACGCCCTGCCGCTGGACAGCCTGCTCGGCGCCATCTCGCGTTTCTCTTTGCAAACCAGCGCCCGCAACCAGTGGTTTGGCACGGTCACCGCCCGCGATGATGACCAGGTCCAGCAGCATGTCGATATTTTACTCGCCGACGGCACCACCCGCCTGAAAGTTGCCATTACGGCCCAGAGCGGCAAGCGGCTGGGGCTGGATGAGGGCAAAGAGGTGCTGGTGCTGCTGAAAGCGCCATGGGTCAACATCACGCTGGACAGGGAAACGGCAAAACAGGCGGATAACCAGCTACAGGGAGTTATCAACCATATCGACCGTGGCGACGAGCAGTGTGAAGTGCTGATGACCCTGCCCGACGGCCAGACGCTCTGCGCCACCGTGCCGCTGGCCCAGAGCCAGGATTTAGAAGAAGGTGCTGAGGCGACCGCATATTTTAATGCCGACCGGGTGATTATCGCCACGTTGTGCTAA
- the galE gene encoding UDP-glucose 4-epimerase GalE, whose translation MRVLVTGGSGYIGSHTCVQLLQNGHDVIILDNLCNSKRSVLPVMERLAGKQPAFVEGDIRNEALMTEILHDHAIDTVIHFAGLKAVGESVAKPLEYYDNNVNGTLRLVSAMRAAGVKNLIFSSSATVYGDQPQIPYVESFPTGTPQSPYGKSKLMVEQILTDLQKAQPEWSIALLRYFNPVGAHPSGDMGEDPQGIPNNLMPYIAQVAVGRRDSLAVFGNDYPTPDGTGVRDYIHVMDLADGHVAAMQQLANKPGVHIYNLGAGVGSSVLDVVNAFSAACGKPVSYHFAPRRDGDLPAYWADASKADKELNWRVSRTLDEMAQDTWRWQSRHPQGYPD comes from the coding sequence ATGCGAGTTCTGGTAACAGGTGGTAGCGGTTACATAGGAAGTCATACCTGTGTGCAACTGCTGCAAAATGGCCATGACGTCATCATCCTTGATAACCTGTGCAACAGTAAACGCAGCGTGCTGCCGGTTATGGAGCGCCTGGCCGGTAAACAGCCTGCTTTTGTCGAAGGCGATATTCGTAACGAAGCGCTGATGACTGAGATCCTGCACGATCACGCCATTGATACGGTGATTCACTTTGCTGGCCTGAAAGCGGTGGGCGAATCCGTGGCGAAGCCGCTGGAATATTACGACAACAACGTCAACGGCACGCTGCGCCTGGTCTCTGCCATGCGCGCGGCGGGCGTCAAAAACTTGATCTTCAGTTCTTCCGCCACCGTCTACGGCGACCAGCCGCAAATCCCTTATGTTGAAAGCTTCCCGACCGGTACGCCGCAAAGCCCGTACGGCAAGAGCAAGCTGATGGTGGAACAGATCCTGACCGACCTGCAAAAAGCACAGCCGGAGTGGAGCATCGCCCTGCTGCGTTATTTCAACCCGGTGGGCGCGCACCCATCCGGCGACATGGGTGAAGATCCGCAGGGCATTCCTAACAACCTGATGCCCTATATTGCCCAGGTTGCGGTAGGCCGTCGTGACTCGCTGGCGGTCTTCGGCAACGACTACCCTACCCCGGACGGCACCGGCGTTCGCGACTACATTCACGTGATGGATCTCGCCGACGGCCACGTCGCCGCCATGCAGCAGTTGGCCAATAAACCGGGCGTTCACATTTACAACCTCGGTGCGGGCGTCGGCAGCAGCGTGCTGGATGTGGTGAATGCCTTCAGCGCCGCCTGCGGCAAACCGGTGAGCTACCACTTCGCCCCGCGTCGCGACGGCGATCTGCCTGCCTACTGGGCCGATGCATCGAAGGCGGATAAAGAGCTTAACTGGCGTGTCTCCCGCACGCTTGACGAAATGGCACAGGATACCTGGCGCTGGCAGTCTCGCCACCCACAAGGCTATCCGGACTAA
- a CDS encoding AcrZ family multidrug efflux pump-associated protein yields MLELLKSLVFAVIMVPVVMAIILGAIYGLGEVFNIFSNVGHRKQPKKQH; encoded by the coding sequence ATGTTAGAGTTGCTGAAAAGTCTGGTATTCGCCGTGATCATGGTACCAGTGGTGATGGCTATCATCCTCGGTGCCATCTACGGCCTGGGTGAGGTGTTCAACATCTTTTCCAATGTCGGCCACAGAAAACAGCCGAAAAAACAGCATTAA
- the galT gene encoding galactose-1-phosphate uridylyltransferase, which produces MTQFNPVDHPHRRFNPLTGQWILVSPHRAKRPWQGAQETPSSETLPQHDPDCFLCPGNTRVTGDINPDYKGTFVFTNDFAALMTDTPDAPQSDDPLLRCESARGTSRVICFSPDHSKTLPELSVEALTEVVKTWQEQTAELGQTYPWVQVFENKGAAMGCSNPHPHGQVWANSFMPNEVEREDRLQKAYYAEQQSSMLLDYVQRELADGSRTVVETEHWLAVVPYWAAWPFETLLLPKAHVLRLTDLSDAQRSDLALALKKLTSRYDNLFQCSFPYSMGWHGAPFNGEENQHWQLHAHFYPPLLRSATVRKFMVGYEMLAETQRDLTAEQAAERLRAVSDVHFRESGE; this is translated from the coding sequence ATGACCCAATTTAACCCCGTCGATCACCCGCATCGTCGTTTTAATCCATTAACCGGGCAGTGGATCCTGGTCTCTCCGCATCGCGCCAAACGCCCCTGGCAGGGCGCGCAGGAGACACCGTCCAGCGAGACACTGCCCCAGCACGATCCGGACTGCTTCCTCTGTCCGGGAAATACTCGCGTCACCGGCGATATCAACCCGGACTACAAAGGCACCTTCGTCTTTACCAATGACTTTGCCGCCCTGATGACCGACACGCCGGACGCCCCGCAGAGTGACGATCCGCTGCTGCGCTGCGAAAGCGCGCGCGGCACCAGCCGGGTAATCTGTTTCTCGCCGGATCACAGCAAAACCCTGCCGGAGCTGAGCGTAGAAGCGCTGACCGAAGTGGTGAAAACCTGGCAGGAACAGACCGCCGAACTGGGACAAACCTATCCCTGGGTGCAGGTCTTCGAGAACAAAGGCGCGGCGATGGGCTGCTCGAATCCCCATCCCCACGGCCAGGTGTGGGCCAACAGCTTTATGCCTAACGAAGTGGAGCGGGAAGATCGCCTGCAAAAAGCCTATTACGCTGAGCAGCAGTCGTCCATGCTGCTGGACTATGTCCAGCGCGAGCTGGCTGATGGCAGCCGCACCGTCGTGGAAACCGAACACTGGTTAGCGGTGGTGCCATACTGGGCGGCATGGCCATTCGAGACCCTGCTGCTGCCGAAAGCCCACGTTCTGCGGTTAACCGATCTGAGCGACGCCCAGCGCAGCGATCTGGCGCTGGCGCTGAAAAAACTGACCAGCCGCTATGACAATCTGTTCCAGTGCTCCTTCCCCTATTCCATGGGCTGGCACGGCGCACCGTTTAATGGCGAAGAGAATCAACACTGGCAGCTGCACGCCCACTTCTATCCGCCGCTGCTGCGCTCCGCCACCGTACGTAAGTTTATGGTCGGCTATGAGATGCTGGCAGAAACCCAGCGTGACCTGACGGCGGAGCAGGCCGCAGAGCGTCTGCGTGCAGTGAGTGATGTCCATTTTCGCGAATCCGGAGAATAA
- the modB gene encoding molybdate ABC transporter permease subunit: MILTDPEWQAVLLSLKVSSLAVALSLPFGIFFAWLLVRCQFPGKALLDSILHLPLVLPPVVVGYLLLIAMGRRGFIGERLYEWFGISFAFSWRGAVLAAAVMSFPLMVRAIRLALEGVDLKLEQAARTLGAGRWRVFFTITLPLTLPGIIVGTVLAFARSLGEFGATITFVSNIPGETRTLPSAMYTLIQTPGGEGAAARLCLISIVLALVSLLVSEWLARISRERMGK; the protein is encoded by the coding sequence ATGATATTGACCGATCCCGAATGGCAGGCCGTGCTGCTGAGCCTGAAAGTCTCTTCCCTCGCGGTTGCATTGAGTTTGCCCTTTGGGATCTTTTTCGCCTGGTTACTGGTTCGCTGTCAGTTTCCGGGCAAAGCACTCCTCGACAGTATTTTGCACCTTCCTCTGGTGCTGCCGCCGGTGGTGGTAGGGTATCTGCTGCTGATTGCCATGGGGCGGCGCGGTTTTATCGGCGAGCGCCTGTATGAGTGGTTTGGCATTAGCTTTGCCTTCAGCTGGCGCGGCGCCGTGCTGGCGGCGGCGGTGATGTCATTCCCGCTGATGGTACGGGCGATCCGCCTGGCGCTGGAAGGGGTCGATCTTAAACTTGAACAGGCGGCCCGTACCCTCGGGGCCGGGCGCTGGCGCGTCTTTTTCACCATTACGCTTCCCCTGACGCTGCCGGGCATTATTGTCGGCACGGTGCTGGCATTTGCCCGCTCGCTGGGGGAGTTTGGCGCCACCATCACTTTTGTTTCCAACATTCCGGGCGAAACACGCACTCTCCCGTCGGCCATGTATACCCTGATCCAGACCCCGGGTGGCGAGGGGGCTGCGGCGCGGTTGTGCCTGATCTCCATTGTGCTGGCGCTGGTGTCGCTGCTGGTGTCGGAGTGGCTGGCGCGCATCAGCCGTGAACGGATGGGGAAATAA
- the galK gene encoding galactokinase, translating to MSLKDKTHALFAEKFGYPATHAIQAPGRVNLIGEHTDYNDGFVLPCAIDYQTVISCAKRDDRKVRVMAADYDNQIDEFSLDEPIVAHDSQQWSNYVRGVVKHLQKRNKEFGGADLVISGNVPQGAGLSSSASLEVAVGTVFQQLYHLPLDGAQIALNGQEAENQFVGCNCGIMDQLISALGKKGHALLIDCRSLGTKAVSLPKGAAVIIINSNFKRTLVGSEYNTRREQCETGARFFQQSALRDVSLTEFNKVAHELDPVVAKRVRHVLTENARTIEAAAALEKGDLQRMGELMAESHASMRDDFEITVPQIDTLVEIVKSAIGDQGGVRMTGGGFGGCVVALVPEELVPVVQQAVEQQYEAKTGIKETFYVCNASQGAGQC from the coding sequence ATGAGTCTGAAAGATAAAACCCACGCCCTGTTTGCTGAAAAATTTGGTTATCCCGCCACTCACGCAATCCAGGCGCCAGGCCGCGTTAACCTCATCGGCGAACATACCGACTACAACGACGGTTTCGTCCTGCCCTGCGCCATTGATTACCAGACGGTGATCAGCTGCGCAAAACGCGACGACCGCAAGGTGCGCGTGATGGCTGCGGATTATGACAACCAGATCGATGAATTTTCGCTGGATGAGCCGATTGTTGCCCATGACAGCCAGCAGTGGTCTAACTACGTCCGCGGCGTGGTGAAGCATCTGCAAAAACGTAACAAGGAGTTTGGCGGCGCAGATCTGGTGATCAGCGGCAACGTCCCACAGGGTGCGGGCCTGAGCTCCTCTGCCTCGCTGGAAGTGGCTGTCGGCACCGTCTTCCAGCAGCTTTATCACCTGCCGCTGGACGGTGCGCAGATCGCCCTTAACGGCCAGGAAGCAGAGAACCAGTTCGTCGGCTGTAACTGCGGCATCATGGATCAGCTGATCTCGGCGCTGGGCAAAAAAGGCCACGCGTTACTGATCGACTGCCGCTCGCTGGGCACCAAAGCGGTCAGCCTGCCGAAAGGCGCGGCGGTGATCATCATCAACAGTAATTTCAAACGCACCCTGGTGGGCAGCGAGTACAACACCCGCCGTGAGCAGTGTGAAACCGGCGCGCGCTTCTTCCAGCAGTCTGCGCTGCGTGATGTCTCGCTCACCGAGTTCAATAAAGTGGCCCACGAGCTGGACCCGGTAGTGGCAAAACGCGTTCGTCACGTCCTGACCGAAAACGCCCGTACCATAGAAGCAGCGGCTGCGCTGGAGAAAGGCGATCTGCAACGGATGGGTGAGCTGATGGCCGAGTCGCATGCTTCCATGCGCGATGACTTCGAAATCACCGTTCCACAGATCGACACCCTGGTTGAGATTGTGAAATCCGCCATTGGCGATCAAGGCGGCGTGCGTATGACCGGCGGCGGCTTCGGCGGCTGCGTGGTGGCGCTGGTACCGGAGGAACTGGTGCCGGTTGTTCAGCAAGCCGTGGAACAACAGTATGAAGCCAAAACCGGTATCAAAGAGACTTTCTATGTTTGTAATGCATCACAAGGAGCTGGCCAGTGCTAA